One Defluviimonas sp. SAOS-178_SWC DNA window includes the following coding sequences:
- a CDS encoding DUF3576 domain-containing protein, which yields MKVRNVMRGAILAGLVATLASCGGIGSGDSGLFRKNRAPATDVSTLEARAAADDQRARLAAVNREKKRSTIWDLFTNSSDPNTTVEVNKYLWQASLEILDFLPIQSVDPFSGVIVTGYGTPPGGGRAYRATIYVQDPALDARSLKVALMSKAGPVDPATARAVEDAILTRARQLRIRDSNL from the coding sequence ATGAAGGTCCGGAACGTGATGCGCGGGGCGATTCTTGCAGGATTGGTGGCGACGCTCGCCTCCTGCGGTGGAATCGGGTCCGGCGACAGCGGGCTTTTCCGCAAGAACCGGGCCCCCGCGACCGATGTCTCCACGCTCGAGGCGAGAGCCGCCGCCGATGACCAGCGCGCCAGGCTCGCGGCGGTCAACCGCGAAAAGAAGCGGTCCACCATATGGGATCTCTTCACGAACTCCTCCGACCCCAACACAACGGTCGAAGTGAACAAGTATCTCTGGCAGGCCTCGCTCGAAATCCTCGATTTCCTGCCGATCCAGTCGGTCGATCCGTTCTCGGGCGTCATCGTGACCGGATACGGGACGCCGCCGGGCGGCGGCCGCGCCTACCGGGCGACGATCTATGTGCAGGACCCGGCCCTCGATGCCAGGTCGCTGAAAGTGGCGCTGATGTCGAAGGCCGGCCCCGTCGATCCAGCGACGGCCCGCGCCGTCGAGGATGCCATCCTGACCCGCGCCCGCCAGTTGCGGATCCGCGACAGCAACCTCTAG
- the leuS gene encoding leucine--tRNA ligase, with protein MSRYDPAEIEPKWQRAWDKAGCFTARHDPARPKYYVLEMFPYPSGRIHIGHVRNYTMGDVVARYKSSCGFSVLHPMGWDAFGMPAENAAMERGGHPKDWTYGNIAQMRDQMKPLGLSIDWAREFATCDPEYYGQQQSMFIDFMEKGLVYRKNAVVNWDPVDMTVLANEQVIDGKGWRSGAEVERRELTQWFFRISDFAGELLEALDGLKDWPEKVRLMQANWIGKSRGLQFAFSTRGAPEGFERVEVYTTRPDTLLGASFVAISPDHPLARELERHDPKVAAFTAECRRVGTSEEALEKAEKKGMNTGIRVRHPFDDAWELPVYIANFILMDYGTGAIFGCPAHDQRDLDFARKYGLPVISTYEPLAPEAGFSHPEDGGDAYVPMKSEKVRYVRGFAGHEEQSGDDGVSSAIAFCEDKGVGRGVTNYRLRDWGISRQRYWGCPIPVVHCTTCGVVPERKENLPIRLPDDVSFDLPGNPLDRHPTWRDCACPSCGAPAKRETDTMDTFVDSSWYFARFTAPRAETPTDAAEADYWMNVDQYIGGIEHAILHLLYSRFFARAMHICGHLPAKSIEPFNALFTQGMVTHETYATRSKDGRPVWHTPDEVTRTAEGATLADGTPVEIGPVIKMSKSKKNVVDPMDIIARYGADTARWFVMSDSPPERDVEWTAAGADATQKHLARVWRLASEVNMRGAGDTAHDEALLKAMHRAIIEVTEGIEGFAFNKAVAKLYEFTNTFSRSDASAEAKRVAMLTLAQLMSPMVPHLAEDIWSMLGGEGLVAQAPWPKADPAMLAEDNVTLPIQINGKRRAEISVPKDMAASEVEKLVLADEAVVKALAGAAPKKLIVVPGRIVNVVI; from the coding sequence ATGTCGCGTTACGACCCCGCAGAGATCGAACCGAAATGGCAACGGGCCTGGGACAAGGCCGGTTGCTTTACCGCCCGGCACGATCCGGCGCGGCCGAAATACTATGTGCTCGAGATGTTCCCCTATCCGTCGGGGCGGATCCATATCGGCCACGTGCGCAACTACACGATGGGTGACGTCGTGGCGCGCTACAAATCCTCCTGCGGGTTCTCGGTGCTGCACCCGATGGGCTGGGACGCGTTCGGGATGCCGGCGGAAAACGCGGCGATGGAACGGGGTGGCCATCCCAAGGACTGGACCTACGGCAACATCGCCCAGATGCGCGACCAGATGAAGCCGCTCGGCCTCTCGATCGACTGGGCCCGCGAATTCGCGACCTGCGATCCCGAATATTACGGCCAGCAGCAGTCGATGTTCATCGACTTCATGGAAAAGGGCCTCGTCTACCGCAAGAACGCGGTGGTGAACTGGGACCCGGTCGACATGACGGTTCTGGCGAACGAGCAGGTGATCGACGGCAAGGGCTGGCGCTCCGGCGCCGAGGTCGAGCGCCGCGAACTCACGCAGTGGTTCTTCCGCATCTCGGATTTCGCGGGCGAGCTCTTGGAGGCGCTCGACGGCTTGAAGGACTGGCCCGAGAAGGTGCGGCTGATGCAGGCGAACTGGATCGGCAAGTCGCGCGGTCTGCAATTCGCGTTCTCGACGCGCGGTGCGCCGGAGGGGTTTGAGCGGGTCGAGGTCTACACGACTCGGCCCGATACGCTCCTCGGCGCCAGTTTCGTCGCGATCTCTCCCGACCACCCGCTGGCCAGGGAGCTGGAGCGGCACGATCCAAAAGTCGCCGCCTTCACCGCCGAATGCCGCCGGGTCGGCACCTCGGAGGAAGCGCTGGAAAAGGCCGAGAAGAAGGGCATGAATACCGGCATCCGGGTGCGCCATCCCTTTGACGACGCCTGGGAACTGCCGGTCTATATCGCGAACTTCATCCTGATGGACTATGGCACCGGGGCGATCTTCGGCTGCCCGGCGCACGATCAGCGCGACCTCGACTTCGCGCGGAAATACGGGCTTCCGGTGATCTCCACCTACGAGCCGCTCGCGCCCGAGGCCGGGTTCAGCCACCCCGAGGATGGCGGCGACGCGTATGTGCCGATGAAATCGGAGAAAGTCCGCTACGTCAGGGGCTTCGCGGGTCACGAGGAGCAGTCGGGCGACGATGGCGTCAGTTCCGCCATCGCGTTTTGCGAGGACAAGGGCGTCGGCCGGGGTGTCACCAACTACCGCCTGCGCGACTGGGGCATTTCGCGCCAGCGCTACTGGGGCTGCCCGATCCCCGTGGTTCACTGCACGACCTGCGGCGTGGTGCCTGAGCGGAAGGAGAACCTGCCGATCCGCCTGCCCGATGACGTCTCATTCGACCTGCCGGGCAACCCGCTCGACCGTCACCCGACCTGGCGCGATTGTGCCTGCCCGAGTTGCGGCGCGCCGGCCAAGCGCGAAACCGACACGATGGACACGTTCGTGGATTCGTCCTGGTATTTCGCCCGCTTCACCGCCCCCCGCGCCGAAACGCCGACCGATGCGGCCGAGGCCGATTACTGGATGAATGTCGACCAGTATATCGGCGGGATCGAGCATGCGATCCTGCACCTCCTCTATTCCCGCTTCTTCGCGCGGGCGATGCATATCTGCGGCCACCTGCCCGCGAAGTCGATCGAGCCGTTCAACGCGCTTTTCACGCAAGGCATGGTCACGCACGAAACCTATGCGACCCGCAGCAAGGACGGTCGCCCGGTCTGGCACACGCCTGATGAGGTGACCCGCACCGCCGAGGGCGCGACCCTGGCCGACGGCACGCCGGTCGAGATCGGGCCGGTCATCAAGATGTCGAAGTCGAAGAAGAACGTCGTCGACCCGATGGACATCATCGCCCGCTACGGCGCGGACACCGCGCGCTGGTTCGTCATGTCCGACAGCCCGCCGGAACGCGACGTGGAATGGACGGCCGCCGGGGCGGACGCGACGCAGAAACATCTCGCCCGGGTCTGGCGGCTGGCCTCCGAGGTGAACATGCGCGGCGCGGGCGACACCGCGCATGACGAAGCGCTTCTGAAAGCCATGCACCGCGCCATCATCGAAGTGACGGAGGGGATCGAGGGTTTCGCCTTCAACAAGGCGGTGGCGAAGCTCTACGAATTCACCAATACCTTCTCCAGATCCGACGCGAGTGCGGAGGCCAAGCGCGTGGCGATGCTGACGCTCGCGCAGCTCATGTCACCGATGGTGCCGCACCTGGCGGAGGATATCTGGTCGATGCTCGGCGGCGAAGGGCTGGTCGCGCAGGCGCCTTGGCCGAAAGCCGATCCGGCGATGCTGGCCGAGGACAACGTCACGCTGCCGATCCAGATCAACGGCAAGCGCCGCGCGGAAATCAGCGTGCCGAAGGACATGGCCGCATCGGAGGTTGAAAAGCTGGTTCTGGCCGACGAAGCTGTGGTCAAGGCGCTCGCCGGTGCGGCGCCGAAGAAGCTGATCGTCGTTCCGGGCCGCATCGTCAATGTCGTCATCTGA
- a CDS encoding sulfotransferase has translation MTVMTGSEIQKTYAKALEHHKSGNLELAIRGYGAIIEANPKIAEAHFQAGRIFTATNRFDRAFQHFRAATDLRPSEAAIWSAWADAVALGGDAEVEATFLRDLKAAPIGIEARIALQDRFGSRRTKSKPATGGMKPADIRRLLGLLESGRTAEAERLAITLLRLHPASALALNILGTAQAMQGKVAAAEATFRKAIQADPNYAEAYDNLGRFLIDRKREEEAVQLFRKAVTLAPGLPSALVNLATSMTQAGQPASALTLLKRAEAGGADASPLHMAIGNAHTRLKNFAKAEAAFERAIATSNGGAPQIVALLAQAQARLGKDEAALENYDRALAMDENSPIAIGGKATLLQTLGDFETAETLFRKGFEVDPLNGENFRAFIMSHKTQPGDPVIDTMLKRYDDPALLPTDRMNMGFAIAKALEDVKQYDRVFRYLDEANALMRKAAPYSIEQRFEQVAQTKAAFADIDWHGLDIANTTDFAPIFVTGMPRSGTTLIEQIIASHSSVTGAGEVGECARAAQLLITDPKNSMKMHPPAMADIPGLGYGFEGYIRGRFPDSDRITDKSIQTYMYLGLVKLAMPKARFVIVRRDPRDNLLSIYKNKFPDDTHLYGYDQRDLAAFYGTFVDMIDFWRERVPDWFYEVQYEELVANPEEETRKLIAACGLDWEDACLSFHENKRKVETLSVYQVRQPISKGSVKAWQRYEKELKPMLDALKEGGHVAD, from the coding sequence ATGACCGTGATGACCGGATCCGAAATCCAGAAGACCTATGCCAAGGCTCTGGAACATCACAAGTCCGGAAACCTCGAACTTGCCATCCGCGGTTACGGCGCGATCATCGAGGCCAATCCGAAGATTGCTGAGGCCCATTTCCAGGCGGGTCGCATCTTCACCGCGACAAACAGGTTCGACCGGGCATTCCAGCACTTCCGCGCGGCAACCGACCTGCGCCCGTCCGAGGCCGCGATCTGGTCCGCTTGGGCCGACGCCGTCGCCCTTGGCGGCGACGCTGAAGTTGAGGCGACTTTCCTGCGCGACCTGAAAGCGGCGCCGATCGGAATCGAGGCCCGCATCGCCCTGCAGGATCGGTTCGGTTCGCGCCGCACGAAGTCGAAACCGGCGACCGGCGGGATGAAGCCCGCTGACATCCGCCGATTGCTCGGGCTTCTCGAAAGCGGCCGCACTGCCGAGGCGGAGAGGCTGGCGATCACTCTTCTCCGCTTGCATCCGGCTTCTGCCCTCGCGCTCAATATCCTTGGGACCGCCCAGGCGATGCAGGGCAAGGTCGCCGCAGCCGAAGCGACCTTCCGCAAGGCTATCCAGGCGGACCCGAACTATGCCGAGGCTTATGACAATCTCGGGCGTTTCCTGATCGACCGAAAGCGCGAGGAGGAGGCGGTCCAGCTGTTCCGCAAGGCCGTCACCCTTGCCCCGGGCCTGCCGTCGGCTCTGGTCAATCTCGCCACGAGCATGACGCAGGCCGGCCAGCCCGCGTCTGCGCTGACGCTCTTGAAGCGCGCGGAGGCCGGGGGCGCCGATGCGTCCCCTCTTCACATGGCGATCGGCAATGCCCATACGCGGCTGAAGAACTTCGCCAAGGCCGAAGCGGCCTTCGAACGGGCGATTGCCACGTCCAACGGTGGGGCGCCACAGATTGTCGCCCTTCTCGCACAGGCGCAAGCGCGCCTTGGCAAGGATGAAGCGGCACTGGAGAACTATGACCGCGCCCTCGCGATGGACGAGAATTCGCCGATCGCCATCGGCGGCAAGGCGACGCTGCTGCAGACTCTGGGCGATTTCGAAACCGCCGAGACATTGTTCCGCAAGGGCTTTGAGGTCGATCCCCTGAACGGAGAAAACTTCCGCGCCTTCATCATGTCGCACAAGACACAGCCCGGCGACCCGGTGATCGACACGATGTTGAAGCGATACGACGATCCGGCGCTTTTGCCGACCGACCGCATGAACATGGGCTTCGCGATCGCCAAGGCCCTTGAAGACGTCAAGCAATACGACCGGGTGTTCCGTTACCTCGACGAGGCGAATGCGTTGATGCGGAAGGCGGCACCTTACAGTATCGAACAGAGGTTCGAACAGGTCGCGCAGACGAAAGCAGCTTTCGCCGATATCGATTGGCATGGCCTCGATATCGCAAACACCACGGATTTCGCCCCGATCTTCGTGACCGGGATGCCCCGCTCCGGTACGACCCTTATCGAGCAGATCATCGCGAGCCATTCCTCCGTGACGGGCGCCGGCGAGGTCGGGGAATGCGCCAGGGCGGCGCAACTTCTGATCACCGACCCAAAGAATTCGATGAAGATGCACCCGCCCGCCATGGCTGACATCCCCGGCCTCGGGTATGGCTTCGAAGGGTATATCCGTGGACGGTTCCCGGACTCCGACAGGATCACCGACAAGTCGATCCAGACCTATATGTATCTCGGTCTCGTGAAGCTCGCGATGCCGAAGGCGCGCTTCGTGATCGTCCGGCGCGATCCTCGGGACAATCTCCTGTCGATCTACAAGAACAAGTTCCCGGACGACACGCACCTTTACGGCTATGATCAGCGCGACCTGGCGGCGTTCTACGGGACCTTCGTGGATATGATCGACTTCTGGCGCGAACGGGTGCCGGACTGGTTCTACGAGGTGCAATACGAGGAACTGGTCGCCAATCCCGAGGAGGAGACGCGCAAGCTGATCGCGGCTTGCGGGCTGGACTGGGAGGATGCCTGTCTCAGCTTCCACGAGAACAAGCGCAAGGTGGAGACCCTGAGCGTCTATCAGGTCCGCCAGCCGATCTCTAAAGGATCGGTCAAGGCCTGGCAGCGCTATGAGAAAGAGCTGAAGCCGATGCTCGACGCTCTGAAGGAGGGCGGGCATGTCGCTGACTGA
- a CDS encoding porin, with the protein MKKILLASTALVGFAGAAAAEVSLSGYAEMGIRGGDAIETQFHNDVVINFNFSGTMDNGVEFGGKVQLDDTNGSGSINGTPTFDDEAFWVSGAFGKITLGETDGAFDWALSEIYSGTSLADDHSTHAGAYWFTGLDATYDNQIMRYEYSFGDFAVGLSAEMDDTGVGDTNYAIGGKWSGNMSGMDVGVGVGFQDNGTNSVWGVSASAGMSNGFSVALGYADLDGTSDTVGNGVPSDSWWGVGVAYTPATMSALTLGVNYGEYQATSASGMADPSGWGIVANYDLGGGAVAMAGYQQSDNGVAGNGGGDSSFSVGLGLSF; encoded by the coding sequence ATGAAAAAGATCCTTCTCGCTTCCACCGCACTCGTCGGCTTCGCCGGCGCCGCGGCTGCGGAAGTGTCCCTGTCGGGCTACGCCGAGATGGGTATCCGTGGCGGTGACGCCATCGAGACCCAGTTTCACAACGATGTTGTGATCAACTTCAACTTCTCCGGCACCATGGACAACGGCGTCGAGTTCGGCGGCAAAGTTCAGCTCGACGACACCAACGGCAGCGGCTCCATCAACGGCACGCCGACCTTCGACGACGAAGCCTTCTGGGTTTCGGGTGCGTTCGGCAAGATCACGCTCGGTGAAACCGACGGCGCCTTCGACTGGGCCCTCTCGGAAATCTACTCGGGCACCTCGCTCGCCGATGACCACTCGACCCACGCTGGTGCGTACTGGTTCACCGGTCTCGACGCGACCTACGACAACCAGATCATGCGCTACGAGTACTCCTTCGGCGATTTCGCCGTCGGCCTCTCGGCTGAAATGGATGACACCGGCGTTGGAGACACCAACTACGCAATCGGCGGCAAGTGGTCGGGCAACATGTCCGGCATGGATGTCGGCGTCGGCGTCGGCTTCCAGGACAACGGCACCAACAGCGTCTGGGGCGTGAGCGCTTCGGCCGGCATGTCGAACGGCTTCTCGGTCGCTCTCGGCTATGCCGACCTCGACGGCACCTCGGACACGGTCGGCAACGGCGTTCCGTCCGACAGCTGGTGGGGCGTTGGCGTTGCTTACACCCCGGCGACCATGAGCGCCCTGACCCTCGGCGTGAACTACGGCGAGTACCAGGCGACCTCCGCTTCCGGCATGGCCGATCCGTCGGGCTGGGGCATTGTTGCCAACTACGACCTCGGCGGTGGCGCGGTCGCGATGGCTGGCTACCAGCAGAGCGACAACGGCGTGGCCGGCAACGGCGGCGGCGACAGCTCGTTCTCGGTGGGCCTCGGCCTGTCGTTCTGA